One window from the genome of Gadus macrocephalus chromosome 7, ASM3116895v1 encodes:
- the zbtb20 gene encoding zinc finger and BTB domain-containing protein 20: protein MTERIHNINLHNFSNSVLETLNEQRNRGHFCDVTVRIHGSMLRAHRCVLAAGSPFFQDKLLLGYSDIEIPSVVSVQSVQKLIDFMYSGLLRVSQSEALQILTAASILQIKTVIDECTRIVSQNVGLTGAGGFPLIPGDSGQETPLGTPESGTSGPSSDAESGYMQATSQHSAYSLYSYPGLSLPNGTARERPPFVTNLASNFEATAGGGAGLGAGPQQQQQQKDQQAQDPPWITRIHERSQQMERFLSNESSTHCRKQPRPVRMHIKQEAEDVGYDRYDGVGECGQEDGEAAEGPESEPKGESFDSGVSSSIGTEPDAMEQQQYLMSYGREAGELPHGGDEGPVQIEVDDSSPEQGGDEDGGSCHSTSEASMMQPLGNPASGQSLSGTPQYLRQGAESLTSNHRMPLTMTSNSPVIGPAGNGYLPLFGGQSASNKPFLFSLPQNIVGPQPQFVAVPPPTMTSFPNPLSGQQQVSSQQQQAAGGIGPGEKKPYECTLCSKTFTAKQNYVKHMFVHTGEKPHQCSICWRSFSLKDYLIKHMVTHTGVRAYQCSICNKRFTQKSSLNVHMRLHRGEKSYECYICKKKFSHKTLLERHMALHSTGAAAVTALCGSPVGPTGPISIPMPMVVAEPGAGVAAPAMPVSAGVGGGVGLGVAAEAGCQDGTTYVCSICPAKFDQMDHFNDHVRMHVSDG, encoded by the exons ATGACCGAGCGTATTCATAACATCAACCTCCACAACTTCAGCAACTCTGTACTCGAGACCCTCAATGAGCAGCGGAACCGCGGGCACTTCTGTGACGTGACGGTGCGGATCCATGGCAGTATGCTGCGCGCTCACCGCTGCGTGCTGGCCGCCGGCAGCCCCTTCTTCCAGGACAAGCTGCTCCTGGGCTACAGCGACATCGAGATCCCCTCCGTGGTGTCGGTGCAGTCCGTTCAGAAGCTGATCGACTTCATGTACAGCGGGCTGCTGCGCGTGTCGCAGTCGGAGGCGCTGCAGATCCTGACGGCGGCCAGCATCCTGCAGATCAAGACGGTCATCGACGAGTGCACGCGCATCGTCTCCCAGAACGTGGGCCTGACCGGGGCCGGGGGGTTTCCCCTGATCCCGGGCGACTCGGGCCAGGAGACCCCGCTCGGCACCCCGGAGTCGGGCACGTCGGGCCCCAGCAGTGACGCCGAGTCCGGTTATATGCAAGCCACGTCGCAGCACAGCGCCTACTCGCTCTACTCCTACCCGGGGCTGTCCCTGCCCAACGGCACGGCCCGCGAGCGCCCGCCCTTCGTCACCAACCTGGCCTCCAACTTCGAGGCgacggcggggggcggggccgggctgggggcggggccgcagcagcagcagcagcagaaggacCAGCAGGCCCAGGACCCGCCCTGGATCACCCGCATCCACGAGCGGTCCCAGCAGATGGAGCGCTTCCTGTCCAACGAGAGCAGCACCCACTGCCGCAAGCAGCCGCGGCCGGTGCGCATGCACATCAagcaggaggcggaggacgTCGGCTACGACCGCTACGACGGCGTGGGCGAGTGCGGCCAGGAGGACGGCGAGGCGGCCGAGGGCCCCGAGAGCGAGCCCAAGGGCGAGAGCTTCGACTCGGGCGTGAGCTCGTCCATCGGCACCGAGCCCGACGccatggagcagcagcagtacctGATGAGCTACGGCCGCGAGGCGGGCGAGCTGCCCCACGGGGGGGACGAGGGCCCCGTGCAGATCGAGGTGGACGACTCGTCCCCGGAGCAGGGCGGGGACGAGGACGGAGGCTCCTGCCACAGCACTAGTGAAGCGAGCATGATGCAGCCCCTGGGGAACCCCGCGTCCGGCCAGTCCCTGTCCGGCACGCCGCAATACCTGCGGCAGGGTGCAGAATCTCTCACCAGCAACCATAGGATGCCCCTCACCATGACCAGCAACTCCCCGGTGATCGGGCCGGCTGGCAACGGCTACCTGCCCCTGTTCGGCGGTCAGTCGGCCAGCAACAAGCCTTTCTTATTCAGCCTTCCACAGAACATCGTCGGCCCGCAGCCTCAGTTTGTGGCCGTGCCGCCGCCGACGATGACGTCGTTCCCCAACCCCCTGTCGGGACAGCAGCAGGTgtcctcccagcagcagcaagcgGCTGGCGGGATCGGCCCCGGGGAGAAGAAGCCCTACGAGTGCACTCTATGCAGTAAGACCTTTACTGCCAAACAGAACTACGTCAAACACATGTTTGTCCATACCG gcgaGAAGCCCCACCAGTGTAGTATCTGCTGGCGGTCCTTCTCCCTGAAGGACTACCTGATCAAACACATGGTGACGCACACGGGCGTGCGCGCCTACCAGTGCAGCATCTGCAACAAGCGCTTCACGCAGAAGAGCTCGCTCAACGTGCACATGCGCCTTCACCGCGGCGAGAAGAGCTACGAGTGCTACATCTGCAAGAAGAAGTTCTCCCACAAAACCCTGCTGGAGCGCCACATGGCGCTGCACAGCACGGGCGCCGCCGCCGTCACCGCCCTGTGCGGCTCCCCCGTCGGCCCCACGGGGCCCATCTCCATCCCCATGCCCATGGTCGTCGCCGAGCCGGGGGCCGGGGTGGCGGCCCCCGCCATGCCGGTGAGTGCCGGCGTGGGGGGCGGAGTGGGTCTGGGCGTGGCCGCGGAGGCCGGCTGCCAGGACGGGACCACCTACGTATGCTCCATCTGCCCCGCCAAGTTTGACCAAATGGATCACTTCAACGACCACGTGCGCATGCACGTCTCCGACGGATAA